In Juglans regia cultivar Chandler chromosome 13, Walnut 2.0, whole genome shotgun sequence, the DNA window TTATattcaaaaaatgttttgttttctttatagTTTATTCTATAATTGGCCTCtgttttatgattaattatcgTGTTTAATTATTTGTCTGCGTGCATGTATATTTTTTCCAcctctttacattttttttttcaaaatgttaattatttgttataagctggatggagaaaaagaaaaattaattaacatataactattttaaaattctataaaaattagataataattttataaaattaagaattatttttaatgacatGGTGTGCATGATTGATTGCAttgataaaatgtaaaatacttataaaataattgtagagGTAACATTACCTATGCGTAATCTCTTCAAATTTCCACATCATTAGCAATCAGTTTTGCCAAAAACCTCCAATTTCCAAACTatcaacaaatttcaaatatactcCATTTTCCTCTTAAAACATCCAAATTACctctaacaattttaaaaatgaaatataaccgtattaaatctaaaaattagaaaaatgtaaaataaaaaaggaaaaaaaggtgacccaaaaagaaaaaaattacaattccCAATTGTTTAGTTTTTAATGAATTATCATTTGACGTTTATTATATTAGGGGTCTAAACTGATAACCTGAGAGTGATTACGAATAATTGGTTGGTTGTTCGAAGGGATTAATATATGTACGTATGCTTCTTAATTGGACAATTATATATACCGATCAGCTTGCTTAATatgcccatatatatatatatatatatatataaaagtaatgctagatatagttaTGGAGTGTGTAAGTGTTGcgcaatctttttgaaaaagaatgaaatttattattaaaaaattatttttttttttccatgtaagTTCTATATTttacccacttttttttaaaatgattgcacaGTACTTTTACACTCCATgactgaaaatatcatttctcatatatatatatatatatatatgccgaactagcacaaaagaaaaataatatttgtagtcataaAATATGTAAGCGCTatgtaatcgctttaaaaaaaataataaatacgagattcatataataaaaaattaattttttaataataaattctattatttttcaaaacaattgctATACATCATTACTTACGTGGTACACGTCGTCCATGAAGAAAgttggaagaagaaagaaaataattaataaagaagTTAATGTTCCCATGAAGATGCCaaatgaattataaattatctgTTTGCTATCCACATGGCTCTTAAATAGATTTTCCAGATCATTTGAGTAGCAGCTGAAGCATCTTACGCTATGTACGATATGCTAGCATctttaaagaattaattaaagGTCTAGCTATTAGATGATCCAGCTTGCATGAGCTAGCTGCATGCTGGCCAacaatgtttatttattttaatcactgaaatatattaaaatatatataccaaagtTGGGGTGTAATTCGAAATCTAGCTCATCTCCATGAGTAAGAACAAACTTTATCATGCTTCCTTCGATTCTACATCCATCCATCTTTACTAACCAGGGTTTCTTGAGGTCTGGATAGCCACTGGCACTGGCCAGGCCAGATCACCTCGAAAAAGTGATTGTCACAGTGATGGGCTTGATGATCTGCTTGACGATTAGTTTGATAGATATGATTGGCCTCTAGTATCCTAATCTTCTCGAAATAATGGAGTTTAAACACTAAATAATCTAGACATTAACGATTAGCACGTATCTGATGGCAAACCAACCAGAAAACATACATTAATatactgtgtgtgtgtgtgtgtgtatatttgcTGGCATACATGTTGGCCTGGTGGTTTCTGGTAGCAAGGAATACTGCCATTAATCTTCCAAGATAATGTTCAACGTTGTTTGAATCAGTTGCCAGCACAGGTTTTTACACCTTAATGTTTCTTCAGTGGGACACGCATGCAACGTGGTGGTTGAGCTGATTCCTTGCTGCTGCCATTTCGATTCTCTCCCATTTTTCCTTCCTCTTGGTCTCTTCTTGGTGAGCTCTGGATTCTCTGAGGTCGATCGCTTGGAGGCATTCGGAGTAGAGAATAGAATCCATTTCTTCCAGCATCGTCTTCACATTTTGTGTCAATTGCCGGACGCTTTTGCTCCAATGCCATTTGAGGTTTTTCTCCATGCCTTCAACAACAACGGGAAATATTTCTTCTATCGCCAGCGATGCCATCGTTACAAACTGCTCGCTGTTCCACAGATAGAGCGCGCGCTCAGCAACCTAGTCCAAAATTATAGGAAACTAAGGTTGTCaggaaatagaagagaaattcACAAAGCGGAAGATCTTGGGTAGTTTGACCTTCTTTTCCAGACAAAGACACTAAGAAAACCGTTCACCAGGACAATATATACACTAATACAATACGCAAAGTGCAAACAATTGCAAAGACATGAGAATACGCACATAATAGGAAGCCAATTGATTCCTATGCACAGTAGTCTCAAGCTCCAATTTGAGCTTGTTGCTATAGTGTCGTGGGCTCTTGAAGAGCCTTATAAGAAGCTGCAGCAGCTAACTGCATGAATTTACATTTTCAAGCATCGCTAAAGCAATATTGACGaggataatatatataccagTACGCTTTGACAGCAGAAAAATCTTAATtgtaaagaaaacaaaagtggAATGGCAAGCCGAGTTTTAGCATGCAGTTGTAGATTCTAAATTACGGCCTTTTGTTCAATACAAGTGATTTTCAAAGAAGATGAAAGCGTTGATAGACTAAATAAAGTTTTTCCAGGACCCTTTTACAAAATTCAGCACAAGAAAGATCTTTAAACtcaataaattaaagattttaaagagaACTAGCTATGAATTATGAGAGAATCAATTTGAGAAACCGTCTCGTTGAGCTTACCTGGGAGTTCCAGCTGTTCAAACATTTTGTGATCTGGGTGCACATAGGCAGTGCTAACTTCCTATACTGACCAGGATCTAAATTCTCCACCAGCTCCTCCAACTCCCCTATGAGGAAAACTTCCTTCTGGCAATTGGTGACAGGCCAATACCTCAAGATTCCTCTAACAATAACCCCTCCCAGCACAGGCTCCTTTTGCAAAAACTGGGAAACACAATAAGCCAGCTGCCTATGGTAAGCCTGCATCCCCTTTGTCTTGTGCAGAGGAATTAACACTCTCATTAAGAACAACTTGTGCTCTTCTTTGAGTGGAACTGTAAAACCATTGATGATACTTCCCCAAATCTCAAGCAGCTCCCCGATGCCAAAGTGTCTGTCTGTCTCAAATATGAAGTTCAAGAACACATCGTTCATTGATTTCCGCATGAATGAACGATAGAAGGTGAATCTCAAATATATCCGGTGGTATATGTTCTTCAAGCATTCACGTTCCCTTGGATCTTCAGACtggaaaagagagaggagaTTAAGAAGGAAAGGATGGTCGACATGATCTCGAAGTATCTCAGGATCTGTGTTGGTAACTACTCGTAGGAGAATATCATAAACAACTTGGAGGTGCGACCATGCTGGTGAAAAGGTAGAAATGAGGTCTTCATCATCAAGCAAATCTGGGGTGATGGAGGAGGGATTGGAAGGTGGAGGGAGTGGACGAAACAGGTTGGTCGATAGCATGGACATGAGGGGCGCCAAAATTTGATCACGTAGTGGTACTTTCTTCAACTTAACGACGGAGAGGAGTTGAGTGAGCTTCTGCCGCTTAAGATCTTGCTGTGAAGGAGATTCAACAGGATCGGTGAAGGTGAAGATCAAGGTACAGTAAGAGATAATAGAAAGAATTTCTTCGTTTTCAGAACTGGAGAAATGGATGGCAAGCTTACGTCTAGGTTCATCCTTGGAATCTAGATCAAATAGGTACTGAAGGGTGGCAGATTTTTTCTTTGGAGAGGCAGTTGGGGAGTCTCTTTGAGCAGCCATTTCACCCCTCCCTTTTCTTCCTATTTGCTTCTCCACTAACTCCTGCTAGGAGATTTTTTTTCAGGATggtttttcttatatttctcGTAGGTGCTGAAGAAAGAAtgtctaaatattttctcttttatctttgtTGTTCGTTGGGTTGTGAAAGAAGGAACGAAAGGACAGCTGATGTTCTGTAGATAGGAAATATTGTAATATCCGACCCATAGTTAATGGGAGTATCGAGTTTTCGTAAAAATGAGACAGGAAAAGTGACAGTGCCTTTGAGGACCTTTCTTGTTTATGCTCCTCATCTGGATGATCGCCACGTGGGCTATTCCTGATTATTGTAAGTTGGTGACCAAAAAATTTCAGCTGCTTTCGACTCATAAGAGCATATTAGCAACGTACAGGACAAAGTCCTtaataattttaagttcagcatgcATGTGCCACGCCAACCAGCAGTCGAACATTTTGAATCAGAGGACCACCTCATCAAATGGTAGCTTGAAGAAAAAGCCTACCAAATGGGCTTTCCAGTCGACAGCTTTTAACAGGTCGCAAGCACAAACTCCTAGCACTTCATATTGCATTGATTCTGGGAAGAAGTTTGGATGATAAGGATAGGAGAAGAGGGGAAGCCCGACCATAGGTTGAACATAAGATGAGGTTCTACACTTCGGGTTGATCATGGAAAGCCAAACCATTTGGCAGCTTCAAATCTCAGCTTTTGCTTCTGAAAGCATCATAGTTTAATAGAAGTAGCAAAACCTGaaactttgtttttctttaaagaaaataatttaacaaagGCAAAAGCGACTCAATGGCCCCAAGTTTGAAGAAATGAGACCCATggatctctctttctcttggtgCATTTGAGGCAAGGCTGCACAACAATCCCGGCCATCACCCCAGCCAACAAGCTGACAACCATGACCTTGAAAGAAGCAAGAGCTAAAACCACAAAAATTAACAGGGTTGGAGGAATACACATCAATATTGCTCCAGCTGTACCGACAGGTAGTCTTATTAGGCCAGGAAGTCGCTGGATACTTCATCCTCAGTTTCACAAATGCTAAAAACTCCATACTCATATCCCAAAACAGTACAAGAAGTTCTCAGCAGCTACAATCTCTTGGAAGCTTAACCACGAGAGTAAAATTACACCCGATGCAGAGAACCAGATTCCAGTGAGAGGGGTTAAATAACGAGATCTCTTGCCAAAGAGAGAAGGAAGCATCCCACGCTCAATCATCCCCAGAAGTTGGAAGGAGTCACTGCTCATCTCAGGCACAAACATCCCCATGTTTGACAGGGCAGAAGCTGCTTGGAGTCCTGGACCCAACTTCTCACTCAAATAGTTTCCCAGAATTTGAGCAATATCTGAGAAATACCCATCAGATCACAGCTCACGATCAAGGGGAATGGTTCCGATGCCAATTAGAAGGGGGAAGAAGTACCCAGAAACAACCAATAGAAGAGCGTAAAAGAGAGCCTTTGGAAGGGTTTTACTCGGATTGTCCACCTCTCGAGCAAGAGTACTAATTGAGTCCGAGTACTAGTTCAGATTCCCGAAGAGCATATATTCATGTACAAACCCCTGTCAACACTCCCCAGATCAACCGCAACCCAGCAGGAAGGCTTCAAATTCGGAGCTGCGACAGTTCCcgtaaaaaagaaaggaagaagtgAAAACACTCCGAGCGGTATGGCAACCCAACCATGGTTAAAAACCCAATCATGACCCAAAGCTGATGCGACCCAAACAACATATCCACCATTCGCACGGAACAGAGTACCCATCTCTGCAGTTATCAAGGCTTCTGGAATGCTCcatataaatggaaaaaaaaaagtcccagAAGAGCTAAAAGCGGACCGCCTGCCTTGACGCTGTCTTCAATGTCAAACGTAACACTTTCTACTTTTATTCCGTAAAAGCAGAGTACAAGATATAGCAAATGGACCCTTCTAAGTCACCGCAGGGGCTCCCGCtagtgtatttgaatttttttttttttttttcattttttacatatatttttttaatatttttaaatattttaaaaaaattaaaaaaaaatcccatcactattaaaaaacattttttaataaaaaaataaaaaaaaaataaaaaaaaatcccagcgagagctccaagcgggagctcccatcgggaaaactaacattttcctacAGCAAATACATGAAGCTATTTTAGGAAGTTATTTACGTCTGTATAACATCTAAGGCTAAAATCATGTTTGACCCTTAAGCGAAGGGATTCCTAAATCATAGCAGCTAATTACAAGACTCACACCTATATTACATGACTTGCGCCTATACTCCCTCTCAAGTTGGTGCGTAGATATCTCTAACACTCAACTTGTCAAGTGATTCATAGAAGCTTTTACTAGAAACTGTCTTAGTAAGAATGTATGCCAACTGATCTTCAGATTTAACAAAAGGAAACTGAATAACCTTCTCTTCCAGGTTCTGTTTAATGAAATGTCAATCCACCTCCACATGCTTGGTGCGATCGTGTTGAATTGGGTTATGAGATATGTCAATGGCAGCTTTGTTATCACAGAATAAATTTATCGCAGCACCCGGAGGAAAACCAACCTCTGTTAGCAGACTTCTAAGCCAAAGAAGTTCACACAATCCTTTTGCCATGCCTCGGAACTCAGTTTCAGCATTGGACAATGCCACTACCTTCTATTTTTTACTCCTCCATGTAACTAAATTCCCTCCCACGAATGTAAAGTAGCCTGAGGTAGACTTTCTATCCAAGATATTTCCTGTCCAATCCGCATCTGTGTACCCTTCAATATTCAGATGATCATTCTTAGAGAACATTAGTCCTTTTCCTGGTGATGACTTTAGATAGCGGAGGATTCGAATTACAGCACTCATATGGTCTTCACTCGGACTATGCATAAATTGGCTTACCACACTCACGGCGTAAGCAATGTCTGGACGAGTGTGGGATAAGTAGATAAGCTTCCCCACTTTTCTTTGATACCTCACCTTGTCGGCTGGTGTCTGGTCCGAGTATTCCCCAAGTTTATGGTTTTGCACAATCGGCGTATCCACGGGTCTACACTCTAGTAATCCCACTTCAGtcaataagtctagtatatattTCTGTTGAGATAGAAATATGCCCCTTTTTGACCTCGCCACTTCTATTCCCAGAAAATATTTAAGTCCTCCCAAGttcttcatttcaaattcaGTAGATAACCGTTCTTGTAGTCTCAAGACCTCTTCGGCATCATCCCCCGTAATtatcatatcatcaacatagactatTAATGCTGTCACCTTGCCTTGTCTATGTTTCAGGAAGAGTGTATGGTCAGAGTTACTTTGGTGATAGCCATACTTCCTTATAGCTGAACTAAACCGGCCAAACCACGCTCGCGGTGACTGTTTTAGTCCATACAATGCCCTCTCCAATTTACAAACAATTTTGGTCTTAATAGAGCCTGCATATCCCGGTTGAATGTCCATGTACACCTCTTCTTCAATGTCGCCGTGAAGGAACGCATTCTTCACATCGAGTTGATGTAGTGGCCAGTCCAAATTTGCTGCAAGAGACAATAAGACTCTAATAGTATTCAATTTGGCTACTGGCGAGAAGGTTTCTGAATAATCTATGCCATACGTTTGAGTGAAACCCTTTGCCACAAGTCTCGCCTTGTATCGATCAATCAATCCATCAGCCTTGTATTTTATAGAGAACACCCATTTGCACCccattgttttttttcccttgggTAATGGGACCAACTTTcaagtattatttttctttaaggcTTCTAGTTCTTCTTGCATTGCTTGTGCCCACTTTGGATCAGATAATTCATCTTCAATGTTTCTGGGAATATGATAGGATGACAGTGTTTGAGTGAAGGTCTTGAGAGGCTTGGACAGACCCTGAGTAGAAACATAATTTGCAATTGGGTACTTGGactttctttcttcctcatcTGGAGAGTATCTAGTCGGTGGTTTCCCACAATTGTGTCTAGAAGGCAACACATAACCAGAAGGAGTATCAAGAGTATTAGCATGTAACGGTGTAGGGGTGGTACGTACCTCAGGGACGTTC includes these proteins:
- the LOC108993304 gene encoding serine/threonine protein phosphatase 2A 57 kDa regulatory subunit B' beta isoform-like; this encodes MAAQRDSPTASPKKKSATLQYLFDLDSKDEPRRKLAIHFSSSENEEILSIISYCTLIFTFTDPVESPSQQDLKRQKLTQLLSVVKLKKVPLRDQILAPLMSMLSTNLFRPLPPPSNPSSITPDLLDDEDLISTFSPAWSHLQVVYDILLRVVTNTDPEILRDHVDHPFLLNLLSLFQSEDPRERECLKNIYHRIYLRFTFYRSFMRKSMNDVFLNFIFETDRHFGIGELLEIWGSIINGFTVPLKEEHKLFLMRVLIPLHKTKGMQAYHRQLAYCVSQFLQKEPVLGGVIVRGILRYWPVTNCQKEVFLIGELEELVENLDPGQYRKLALPMCTQITKCLNSWNSQVAERALYLWNSEQFVTMASLAIEEIFPVVVEGMEKNLKWHWSKSVRQLTQNVKTMLEEMDSILYSECLQAIDLRESRAHQEETKRKEKWERIEMAAARNQLNHHVACVSH